The following nucleotide sequence is from Candidatus Dormiibacterota bacterium.
GGAGCGGTAGCGGTCCGCGAACGCCTCGGCGGAGAAGTGGTGCGCCTGGGGCCCGCGCACCTCGACGACATAGGCGGCGGCGAGCGCGCCCATCCGCCCGGCGCGGCCGAGGTCGTGCCCGCGGCGGAGACCGGCGAGCAGCCCGGCGAGATAGGCGTCGCCGGCGCCGGTGGGGTCGACCACCTCGTCCACCGCCGCCACCGGGACCTCGACCACCCCGTCGCCCGAGTGCAGCCGGCTGCCCCGCCCGCCCAGGGTCACCGCCACCACGGCGCCGCGCTCGCGCAGCTCGTCGACGCCGAGGCCGGTCCGGCTGCGGAGCATCTCGAGCTCGTAGTCGTTGCCGACCACCATCCAGGCGGCCTCCAGCCCGGTGCGCAGCGCCTCCTCGCTCAGCGACGGGATCTGCTGGGCGGGCGCGAAGACCAGGCGGTGGCCGAGCTCGGTCGCCTGGGCGATGTGCGCCGCCATCGCATCGGGGGCGTCGGGAGCGACCACCACGGTGTCCACCTCCGCGCCCGGGCGGCGCAGGTCGATGGCCCCGGCCCGCGCCATCGCCCCCGGGAAGAACGCGGTGATCTGGTTGTCGTCGAGGTCGGTGGTGATGAAGCAGGAGGCGGTGGCGACGTCGTCGCAGCGCAGCGCCGTCGAGGTGTCGACGCCGGCCTCCTCGAGGGCCGCGCCATAGGCGTCGAAGTCGTCGCCGACGGCCGCGCAGAGCAGCGGGCGCTCGCCGAGCAGGGCCAGCGTGTAGGCGATGTTCGCCGCGGTCCCGCCGCGACGCCGCTCCAGCCGGTCGACCAGGAAGGAGACGTTGAGGATGTGGGTCTTGTCGGGGAGGATGTGCTCGCCGAAGCGCCCCGGGAAGACCATGATGGTGTCGAAGGCGACCGAGCCGGTGACGGCGATCTGCATCTCGATCCTCTGAGCGCTGACGCGCTCACTGGTGGGGGCCTCCCCCCGGCCATCAGCTCCTTGTCGCTGACCGCCTGCCCCCTGTGGTCGGGCATGGTAGCGGCACAATGGGACGGTGGCGCTCCACCGAGTTCTCCGCCCCGCCGTCACCGCGGTGAGCCACCCGACGATCACCGGCGAGCCCGCCGAGGGGGTCGCGCCGGCCGCGCTCGCCGAGGCGGTCGAGCTCTACCACCGCACCTACACGACCCTGCTCCGCAGCAGCGGCGAGACCCGGCTGCGGGTGCTGGAGTCGTCCCACCGGGCGATGGGCTCCAGCCTCCACCCGCTCGCCGCCTCCTCCGAGCTCGATCTCGGCGCCTTCCTCTACGCCTGCCGGCGGCTGCCGCTGCAGATCCTCCAGACCTCGCTGGTGGTGCTCGGCCAGTCGAGCGAGGTCTTCGCCCGCCACGGCTACAGCTTCGACGCCTGGGCGGCGACCGGCGCACCCGGCCGGCGGCGCCGCTGGTATCACGACGGCGCCTCGACCCTGGCGGTGCTGGTGGCCAGCGCCTCCGACGTCGACGACCTCGTGCCCACCCTGGTGGCCTTCCAGATCGAGTGGAACAAGCTCCACCAGCGGCTGCGGGCGGGCGGAGTGCCCGGCGCCGCCGGGGCGTCCCCGTCGGCGGCCGAGTGCGCTGCCGCCCTCGGGGGCCGGGAGGAGGACTGGGCGCAGCTGATGGAGGTCTGGGCCGACGGCTTCCGCGACCACCTCGCCCAGGTGGCCGGGCGGCGGCTGTCGCTGCGGGTGCGAACGCTCGGCGGCACCCAGGTGGGGTCGGCGCGGGTGACCCGGCGCTGGTGGGCGCCGGTGCTGGCGCTGCTCCGCGAGCAGGGGGTCGCCGACCGCCCCGTCTACTTCGTGAGCAGCAACTCCCACTCGGTGGTCAACCTGGTCAGCGGCGCCGCCGCCCAGCGCCAGCAGCAGCTGGTGGACTTCATCGACCAGCAGGGCCCTGCGGAGATGCGCGACGAGCTGCGCCGCTTCCGCGCCGGCACCGCCGAGGGCGACTGGTCGAACTTCCTCTACTACGCGGCGCGGCTCTACTTCCGCTCCCTCCCCCAGGACCACCCCGAACAGGTGCAGCGGCGCGAGGAGGAGCGGCGGCTCGGCATCTTCCACGTGGTCGGCGACACCGCCCTCGACGTCGCCGCCCAGGTCATCGTGCTCGACCGCCTCGACACCGCCCGGCTCGACCCCCGGCTGCTCCCGGTCGACGCCGCGGCGCTGGGGCGCAGCCCGGCGGTGGTGGTCAACATCGACTACCCGCTGGGACAGGCCGCGTACAACATCCTGCGCGAGATCGCCGAGACCGTCGGCGAGCTGCGCGGCGTCTACACCCTGGGCAAGGCGGCGACGCTCAACGCCGACGTCGGCGACGTGATGCTCTCCAGCGTCGTCCACGACGAGCACAGCGGCAACACCTTCTGGCTCGACAACGCGTTCGGCGTCAACGACATCGCCCCCTTCCTGCGCTTCGGCAGCGGCCTCGACAACCAGCGCGCGGTGACCGTCAAGGGCACCTTCCTGCAGAACCGCGGCCACCTCGACTTCTACTACCGCGAGGCCTTCACCGTCGTCGAGATGGAGGCCGGGCCCTACTGCGCGGCGATGTACGAGCTCAGCGAGTCGGGCCGATATCCGACCAACGAGCCGGTGAACTTCTCCAAGCTGCCGATCGACTTCGGGGTCATCCACTACGCCTCGGACACCCCCTTCACCCAGGCGCGCACCCTCGGCGCCCGGGGGCTCTCGTACCACGGGATGGACTCGACGTACGCGTCCTCGGTGGCGATCATCCGCCGGGTGCTGCGCCTCGAGGGCGCCCTCGGCGACGGCGAGCCGGCGGTGACCCGGTCGACCCACCGGCCCCAGCAGGGCTGATGTCGCTCATCACCCTCGGCGGCGTCAGCGTCGCCTTCGGGGCCACCACCGTCTTCAGCGGCCTCGACCTGCGCATCGAGCCCCGCGACCGGCTCGCCATCGTCGGCGCCAACGGGGCGGGGAAGACGTCGCTGCTCGAGGTGATCGCCGGCACCGCCCCGCCCTCCGCCGGCCGGGTCGAGCGCGACCGGCGGATGCGCATGGCCCACCTCACCCAGCAGTCGCCGCCGCCCTCGGCGCCGACCGTGCTCGCCGAGGTGATGGCCTCGCGCCAGGACGTCGCCGCCCTGCAGTCGGAGATGGCGGAGCTCGAGCAGCGGCTCTCCGCGGCGGACCCGGGCGACCTCGAGGCGCTGATGGCCCGCTACGGCGAGGCGCAGCACACCTACGAGGCGCTCGGGGGCTACGACCTCGAGGCCCGTGCCCGGGCCGCGCTGGGCGGGCTCGGCCTCGACGCCGAGGCCCAGCGCCGCCATCCGCGAGCGCTGAGCGGCGGCCAGGTCCGGCGGCTGGAGATGGCCAAGCTGCTCCTCCAGGACGCCGACCTCATCCTCCTCGACGAGCCCACCAACCACCTCGACCTCGCCGCCATCGAGTGGGTCGAGGAGTTCCTGCGCGGGGTGCCCGCGGCGATCGTCGTCGTCTCCCACGACCGGCGCTTCCTGGACGGGGTCTGCACCGGGGTTCTGGAGATCGCCCACGGCGTCACCGAGGAGTACCCGGGCAACTACTCCGCCTACGTCCGGCTGCGGGTGGAGCGCCGGGCCCGCCGGCGCAAGGAGTGGGAGGAGCAGCAGGACCACGTCAACCACCAGGAGGAGTTCATCCGCCGCTACAAGGCGGGGCAGCGCGCCCGCGAGGCGCGGGGGCGGCAGCTCAAGCTCGACCGCCTCGAGCGGGTCGCCCGCCCGGTCGAGGACGCGCGCCCGCGGCTGCGCTTCACGTCCTCGCCGGGGTCGAACGTGCTGCTGCGGGCCACCGACCTGGTGGCCGGGCGGCAGGGCCGGGGCATCGCCCGGCTCGACCGCGCCGTGCTCGGCCCCGGCGACCGGGTCGCCATCGTGGGCGCCAACGGCAGCGGCAAGAGCACCCTGCTCCACACCCTCGCGGGCGAGCTCGAGCCGGTGGCGGGCACGGTGACCCGCGGGGCACGGCTGCGGATGCGCCTGCACCGGCAGGAGGAGGCCCAGCCCGACGTCGAGGACACCGGCCGCACCGTGCTCGACGAGCTGCTCGCCGACCACCCCATCGGCGAGGAGCGGGGACGCACCGTGCTCGGCAGCCTGCTCTTCAACGGCGACGAGGTCTTCTCCCCGGTCTCCACCCTGAGCGGCGGCGAGCGCGCCCGCCTCGCGCTCGGCCGGCTCGCCCTCGACCCCACCAACCTGCTGCTCCTCGACGAGCCCACCAACCACCTCGACATCCCCGCCCAGGAGGTGCTCGAGGAGGCGCTCCAGGGCTATCCCGGGGCGGTGGTGCTGGTCAGCCACGACCGCGCCCTGATCGACGCCATCGCCACCCGGGTGTGGTCGGTCGAGGCCGCCGGCGGCGGCCCCGCGACGGTCCGCGAGGTGCTCGGCGGCTACTCCGACCTGCTCCGCGCCCGCCGCGCCGCCGCCACCGCCGCCGCGGCGGCGCCGGCCCCGCCCCGGCGCGCCCCCGCCCCGGTCGCGGGCGGCGGCGGCGAGGGTGGAGGCGGCACCGGCGAGGGCCCCGGTGAACGGGCGCGTGAGCGCCCCGATGGTGAGCGGCGCGAGCGGGCGCGCGGCCGGGCCCGGGCCGCCGAGGTGCGGCGGCTCGAGGACGACATCGCCGGGGTCGAGGCCGACCTCGCCGAGGTGCGGCGGCGGCTGGCCGACCCCGCCACCTTCGCCGACCCCGCCACCGGCGCCGAGGCCGGCCGCGAGCACGACCGGCTCGAGGGCGCCCTCGCCGAGCTCTACGAGCGCTGGTCGGAGCTGGCCGGCTCGACCTGAACCGGCACCACCGGCGAGGCACCGCCACCGCGTCGCCCCCGGTTGGTGAGCGCCGTCCCGGCGAGGATGAGCACCAGTGCCAGCACCGCCGCCGGGCGAACCGGCTCGCCGAGGAACACGGCGCCGTAGACGAGGGCGAAGCCGGGGAGCAGGTAGGTGACGGTGAGCGCCCCGGTGGCCCCGAGGCTGCTGAGCAGCCGGTAGTAGAGGACGTAGGCGATCCCGGTGCCGCCCACCCCGAGCGCGATCAGTGAGAGCACCGCCTGGGTGCTCACGGCATGGGCGGGGCGGCCGGCGGCGAGGGCGAAGGGGAGGACGAGCAGGGCCGCGAGGCCGTTGGCGCTGATCGCCGGCACCAGCGCGGGCTCGCCGGCGAAGACCCGGCGGCCGAGCAGGGCGCCGATGCCGTAGAGGACGGGCGCGCAGAGCAGCACGGCGAGGCCGAGCAGGTCGACCTGGCCGCCGAGGCCCTCGATGAGCACCAGGGCGACGACCCCGCCGATCCCCACCGCCAGGCCCGCGGCCCGCGCCGGGGTCAGCCGCTCGGTCTCGGAGCGATGCGGGAGGCAGAGCGCGAGCAGCGCCGAGCACAACGGGGCTGCGGCATTGCAGATGGCGGCGACGCCGCTGGCGACCCGGGTCTCACCCCAGGCGAGGCAGAGGTAGGGCAGGGCGGCGCTGACCAGCCCGACCAGGGCGGCCGCGGGACGGCGGAGCCCGGCGAGCGCCCGGCGCTGCCCGGTCACCACCGCGTAGAGGGCGACGGCGAGGGCGCCGAGGGCGAGCCGGACCTCGACCACGCCCACCGGCGGTACCTCGAGCACCGCCACCCGGATGAAGAGGAAGCTGGCGCCCCAGAGGGCGGCGAGGCTGAGCAGGCGAACCGCGTCGCCGGCCGACATCAGCTGAGGCGGAAGGGGCGCACCCCGCTCAGGAAGACCAGCCCGCCGACGAAGACGGTGACCGCCGCCGCCACCACGGTGGCGATGAGGGCGGCGAGGAGCACGCCGAGCACCCCCGTCGGCCCCTGCGACGGGGCCGGCTTCGCCGCCACCGGGGGCGGATGCGTCCCCGCGGGCGCGGGGGTGCCGACCACCACCACCAGGCCGGTGAAGACGCCGTCGTCCCAGACGAACTGGTTCTCCCCGGGGGTGGGGCTGAGCTCGATGGCGAAGTAGGCGAGCCCGTCGCTCCCGGACTTGGTCGAGGCCTGGGTGCCCTGGGGCCCGACCGGGTGCCGGCTGGCGTCCGCGGCGGCCACCGTGGCGCCGGTGCCGGGGGCCGACTGCACCCGCATGGTCACGGTGCGACCCGGCTGGGGCGCATCCTGCGAGTTGGCCTCGCGGATGTAGTAGGCGAGCGCCGTCCCGGCGGTCTGCGGCTGCTGGCGATCCACCTTGTCGTAGCCGAGCACCCGCACCGGGACGAGGGCGAGGAGGGTGGAGAGCGCCAGGAGGCCGAGGAGGAGGAGGCGGCGGCGCGCTGCTGGTTGCATCCGGGGACCCATCCTACGGGTGCCGCACGGTCGAGGTGGCACGGGCCGGGCACGATTTGCGGCCGGCGCGGTGGCTGAGCGACAGTGGCCCCGTGGATCCCCTGGAGGCGGGCGGCGGGCGGCCGGGGCGGCAGCTGGTGTCGCCGGAGCAGATCGCCGCCCGCATCGCCGAGCTCGCCGCCGAGATCGACGCCGCCTACGCGGACGCGGACAGCCCGGTGGTGCTGCTCTGCGTGCTCAAGGGCTCGCTCTTCTTCACCGCCGACCTGGCCCGGGCGCTCTCCGTCGCCCTCGAGATCGACGCGATCGCGGTGCGCTCCTACGGCGCGGGCACGGAGAGCTCCGGCACCGTCCAGCTGGTCAAGGACGTGACCACCCCGCTCGGCGGCCGCCACGTCCTCATGGTCGAGGACGTGATCGACACCGGCCTCACCACCTCCTTCCTCTACGAGCACGTCGAGCGCCACCGGCCGGCGTCGCTGCGCCTGGTGGCGCTCCTCGACAAGCCCGGCCGGCGCCGGCGGCCGGTGCGGATCGACTTCCGCGGCTTCGTCCTCGCCGACGAGTTCGTCGTCGGCTACGGGCTCGACCTCGACGAGCGCTTCCGCAACCTGCCCGGCGTGCATGCCCTCGACCATCCCTGACCCCGGCGTGGCCGGGCGGCTGGCCCCCGCCGCGCTGGTCATGGCCACCGTCGCGGTCTCCTTCTCGGCGATCTTCAACCGGCTCGCCCCCGACGGCCCTGCCACCATCGTCTGGGTGCGGATGGCGATCACCGTCCTCCTGCTCCTCCCCCTCGCGCTCCGCGACCTCCGGTCCGGCGCCCTCCCCCGCTCCGCCGGCGACTGGATGGTGGTCACCCTGAGCGGCGTCCTCCTCGCCGCCCACTTCCTCTGCTGGACGGCGTCGCTGCGCCACACCTCGGTTGCCTCGAGCGTGCTCCTGGTCTCGCTCCACCCGGTGCTGGTGGCGGTGCTGGGACGGCGGCTGCTCGGCGAGGCGGTCTCGCCGCGGCTCGTCGCCGGGCTCGGCCTCGCCCTGGTCGGGACGGTGATCACCGCCACCGGCGACCTCCGGGTCAGCGGCGAGGCGCTGGGCGGCGACCTCCTCGCCATCGCCGGTGCGGCGACCTTCGCCGGCTACCTGCTGGTCGGCCGGCGGGTTCGGTCCCGCTACGGCGCAGCCGGCTACTCGGTGCCGGTGTACCTGGTGGTGGCGGCGGTGGCGCTGCTGGTGGCGCCGCTGAGCGGGAGCGCGGTGGTCCCCCGGCCGCGGACGGTGCTCGCCTGCGCCGGGCTGGCGGTGGTCTGCACCGTGCTCGGACACACCGTCTTCAACTGGACGCTGCGCCACCTCCGCGCCGTGGTGGTGAGCCTCGCCTTCCTCGGCGAGGCGCCGATCACGGCGCTGCTGGCGATCCCCTTCCTCGGCGAGCGGCCGCCCGGGAACGCGATCGCCGGCGGGGTGGCGGTGCTCCTCGGGCTCGGCTTCGCCCTGACCGAGCCCTCCCCGGTGTCGATCGCCGACGAGGCGGCGGCGCAGTAGCGCCGCCGCCTCGGCACCGGCGGCTCAGCCGGCGGCGGGCGGGATCGGCGCCGCCGGCGGCGGCGAGAACGAGGGCTGCGCCGCCACGGGCTGGGCGTTGCGCATCGTGAGGTAGCCGCCGGCCACCGTCGCCACGCCCCCGACCAGCGCCACGAACCAGCCGAGGCCGAGCCCGACGGAGTAGCTCGCCACCCCGGTGCCCAGGCTCCCGAAGTTGCCGTGGTACTCGACCCAGAAGAGGAGGACCCCGAGGACCTGGAGCCCGCCTCCCGCCATCAGCAGCACCGCGTCGGGCGCGGGCAGAGCGGGCAGCGTGACCTGCTCGGCGAGGAAGCGCCGCGCCACCAGCAGGCCGGCGACGCCGATCAGGGCGATGAAGGTCAGCCAGCCCCAACCGTGGAATCCGCTCTCCCCCGCGGAGCCCAGCCCGCCGCAGGCGAGGCCGCTGCAGGAGGCGGACTGCCAGTCGAGGAGGAGGCCGACCAGGACGGCCAGGGAGGCGGCCCCGATCACCATCTCCCCGGGCGAGAGCCGGTCGATCAACTTCCGCAGGTCCACACGCTCGGTACCGCTCATGGTCTGACCCCAGTGGGCGTGCCGCGGTCGATGTGCCGCGTTGCACGACTCCCGGGCCTATTCTCCGCTCGCATCGATCAGATCACAAGCACCAAAAGAGACAAAAGTAACGGGGGCGGATCCGGCCGCTCCGGGCGGCCGAGGTCCCGCCAGCAGGATGTGACCGCTCGCAACGCTCCTGTCACCGGTGCTTGATCGATTTGGTTGACGCGAATGACGAGGATCAGTCCATCGCCGGGCCCCAGACGGCGGATCGGTCCCACCCGGGTGGATGAGCGGATGAGAGGTTCGGGAGGCAACGTGTCGTCGTCGCGCAGCGGTCGCACGTCCCATCGCCGTGCCCGGGGGCAGGGCCTGGTCGAGTTCGCCCTGGTCGCGCCCCTGCTGATCGGGCTCGCCTTCGGAATCTTCGACTTCGGCCGTGGCATG
It contains:
- a CDS encoding carbohydrate kinase family protein; this encodes MQIAVTGSVAFDTIMVFPGRFGEHILPDKTHILNVSFLVDRLERRRGGTAANIAYTLALLGERPLLCAAVGDDFDAYGAALEEAGVDTSTALRCDDVATASCFITTDLDDNQITAFFPGAMARAGAIDLRRPGAEVDTVVVAPDAPDAMAAHIAQATELGHRLVFAPAQQIPSLSEEALRTGLEAAWMVVGNDYELEMLRSRTGLGVDELRERGAVVAVTLGGRGSRLHSGDGVVEVPVAAVDEVVDPTGAGDAYLAGLLAGLRRGHDLGRAGRMGALAAAYVVEVRGPQAHHFSAEAFADRYRSAFAELLPA
- a CDS encoding ABC-F family ATP-binding cassette domain-containing protein, which produces MSLITLGGVSVAFGATTVFSGLDLRIEPRDRLAIVGANGAGKTSLLEVIAGTAPPSAGRVERDRRMRMAHLTQQSPPPSAPTVLAEVMASRQDVAALQSEMAELEQRLSAADPGDLEALMARYGEAQHTYEALGGYDLEARARAALGGLGLDAEAQRRHPRALSGGQVRRLEMAKLLLQDADLILLDEPTNHLDLAAIEWVEEFLRGVPAAIVVVSHDRRFLDGVCTGVLEIAHGVTEEYPGNYSAYVRLRVERRARRRKEWEEQQDHVNHQEEFIRRYKAGQRAREARGRQLKLDRLERVARPVEDARPRLRFTSSPGSNVLLRATDLVAGRQGRGIARLDRAVLGPGDRVAIVGANGSGKSTLLHTLAGELEPVAGTVTRGARLRMRLHRQEEAQPDVEDTGRTVLDELLADHPIGEERGRTVLGSLLFNGDEVFSPVSTLSGGERARLALGRLALDPTNLLLLDEPTNHLDIPAQEVLEEALQGYPGAVVLVSHDRALIDAIATRVWSVEAAGGGPATVREVLGGYSDLLRARRAAATAAAAAPAPPRRAPAPVAGGGGEGGGGTGEGPGERARERPDGERRERARGRARAAEVRRLEDDIAGVEADLAEVRRRLADPATFADPATGAEAGREHDRLEGALAELYERWSELAGST
- a CDS encoding DMT family transporter — translated: MSAGDAVRLLSLAALWGASFLFIRVAVLEVPPVGVVEVRLALGALAVALYAVVTGQRRALAGLRRPAAALVGLVSAALPYLCLAWGETRVASGVAAICNAAAPLCSALLALCLPHRSETERLTPARAAGLAVGIGGVVALVLIEGLGGQVDLLGLAVLLCAPVLYGIGALLGRRVFAGEPALVPAISANGLAALLVLPFALAAGRPAHAVSTQAVLSLIALGVGGTGIAYVLYYRLLSSLGATGALTVTYLLPGFALVYGAVFLGEPVRPAAVLALVLILAGTALTNRGRRGGGASPVVPVQVEPASSDQRS
- the hpt gene encoding hypoxanthine phosphoribosyltransferase, with protein sequence MDPLEAGGGRPGRQLVSPEQIAARIAELAAEIDAAYADADSPVVLLCVLKGSLFFTADLARALSVALEIDAIAVRSYGAGTESSGTVQLVKDVTTPLGGRHVLMVEDVIDTGLTTSFLYEHVERHRPASLRLVALLDKPGRRRRPVRIDFRGFVLADEFVVGYGLDLDERFRNLPGVHALDHP
- a CDS encoding DMT family transporter encodes the protein MAGRLAPAALVMATVAVSFSAIFNRLAPDGPATIVWVRMAITVLLLLPLALRDLRSGALPRSAGDWMVVTLSGVLLAAHFLCWTASLRHTSVASSVLLVSLHPVLVAVLGRRLLGEAVSPRLVAGLGLALVGTVITATGDLRVSGEALGGDLLAIAGAATFAGYLLVGRRVRSRYGAAGYSVPVYLVVAAVALLVAPLSGSAVVPRPRTVLACAGLAVVCTVLGHTVFNWTLRHLRAVVVSLAFLGEAPITALLAIPFLGERPPGNAIAGGVAVLLGLGFALTEPSPVSIADEAAAQ